In the Pirellulales bacterium genome, one interval contains:
- a CDS encoding lipid-binding SYLF domain-containing protein: protein MLSRQTMYRLGAFVLLMLASGRSFAQLPGEAAAPLVINPEASVVEASTQVLNEVMAVPAKSIPTSLLHDAQGIAIVPGMVKGGFVIGARFGRGILTTRTDAGAWTAPTFITITGGSIGWQAGVQSTDLILVFKTKKSIQGLLNGKFTIGADASAAAGPVGRDASVATDGRLQAEIYSYSRSRGLFAGVALDGSVIQIDPAATSRFYWNGGPPPPNETEQVLPPSAGLLLEAINRYTMPASQTTASTSPGLTPVTPPPIASQQITESLLDTSRALFKVVDNQWQAYLALPAEVYGAPNPSAPSLETALSRYEAVAANPQYQALTSRHEFQDTLTLLKSYAKLRDEPSMITLPPPPSAN from the coding sequence ATGCTATCGCGTCAGACCATGTATCGACTCGGTGCGTTCGTACTGTTGATGCTCGCCTCGGGGCGTTCCTTTGCCCAGCTTCCGGGGGAGGCCGCGGCGCCCCTGGTGATCAATCCCGAGGCCTCCGTGGTCGAGGCGTCGACGCAAGTGCTCAATGAAGTGATGGCCGTGCCGGCCAAGTCGATCCCCACCTCGTTGCTGCATGATGCGCAGGGCATCGCGATCGTGCCGGGCATGGTGAAAGGTGGATTCGTGATCGGGGCACGGTTCGGACGCGGCATTCTGACCACGCGGACCGATGCCGGCGCGTGGACTGCCCCCACGTTCATCACGATCACCGGCGGCAGCATCGGCTGGCAGGCCGGCGTGCAATCGACCGACTTGATTCTCGTCTTCAAGACGAAGAAGAGCATTCAGGGTCTGTTGAACGGCAAGTTCACGATCGGCGCCGATGCCTCGGCCGCCGCGGGTCCGGTGGGACGCGATGCCTCGGTGGCCACCGATGGCCGCTTGCAGGCCGAGATCTATTCCTATTCGCGCAGCCGCGGCCTGTTTGCCGGCGTGGCGCTGGATGGTTCCGTGATTCAGATCGATCCGGCCGCGACGAGCCGCTTCTACTGGAACGGTGGACCGCCCCCGCCGAATGAAACCGAACAGGTGTTGCCCCCCTCGGCCGGACTGCTGCTCGAAGCCATCAATCGCTACACGATGCCGGCGAGCCAGACGACGGCCTCGACCTCGCCGGGCCTGACGCCGGTTACCCCGCCGCCGATCGCCTCTCAGCAGATCACCGAATCGCTGCTCGACACGTCGCGCGCGCTCTTCAAGGTGGTAGACAATCAATGGCAGGCGTACCTCGCGCTGCCGGCCGAGGTCTACGGCGCACCGAATCCGTCGGCTCCGTCGCTCGAGACCGCGCTGTCTCGCTACGAGGCGGTCGCCGCCAATCCTCAGTACCAGGCGCTCACTTCGCGTCACGAATTCCAAGACACGCTGACGCTGCTCAAGAGCTATGCCAAGCTGCGTGACGAGCCATCGATGATCACGCTCCCCCCGCCACCGTCGGCAAACTAG
- a CDS encoding DUF5060 domain-containing protein — protein sequence MISLLTTMNPSLSTRTLRLTLALLAVLCSSATTTAGERVFPGEHWQEKTPAELGLDPDAIDAVATALGSRGCIIKDGYVVKAWGSQSDRGDLFSSAKPILSTLLLFAVQEGKVGSLDARLTDFGWELAEKDRTMTFRHLGAMTSGYARPEKPGEAWAYNDYAIQLYQKTLFDRVFRDSPENVVGAPERFGALQLEEGLKFRESNRRISASVRDFARIAWLWLNRGEWNGNPLIDRALFDDCLQSQVSADTPNTQPAKTNDYLGIGTYGGESDHFSNAGPGIYGFNWWFNGRGPRHPQARAWPDAPPDTFMSLGLRGNCSVMMPSLGLVVVAGDADWGRNEPGDAESVINQRLRLIAYAGTPVAERTPEDAAAPPSATPASTAQGTVQGEQRVWYPLALEFQGPSLSEEGTPNPFTDYRLDVTFEQGERRHTVPGFFAADGRAAESGAAAGDCWQVRFTPEAPGVWKWRASFRTGKDVAIAEDASAGKPVAFDGAHGSLEVADASPHAAGALREGRLDYVGRRYWQFAGSQRYFLKCGADSPENLLAYDEFDGTTPTHRYGPHLLDFRPGDPTWRGGRGRNLIGALNYLASRGVNSIYFLTMNVRGDGQDVWPWTSDQERARFDVSKLDQWELVFTHMDRLGIAQHVVLQEQENDQLLDKGELGPQRRLYLRELVARFAHHPALVWNLGEENTNTDAQRIAHAEHLHALDAYDHPVVVHTFPKQQEKVYTPLLGNPAIEGVSLQTNDTREQTRRWIRESAVAGRPWVVCLDEIGPADVGAKPDFADYEHDELRRDHLWPHFMSGGAGVEWLFGYSFPHNDINLEDFRSRDHLWQLSRIAVDFLQRHLPFAEMQSADELTSNAENYCFAKPGEVYAIYLPRGGTTDLELPAGEYKVEWFNPRRGGSLKTGSVPRVTGPGKVSIGTSPKEGEADSVCLVTRVSAKSAAP from the coding sequence TTGATTTCCCTTCTTACGACGATGAACCCTTCTCTTTCGACTAGAACCCTGCGGCTTACGCTCGCGCTGTTGGCGGTCCTCTGCTCGAGCGCGACGACGACAGCCGGCGAGCGTGTCTTTCCGGGCGAGCACTGGCAGGAGAAGACTCCGGCAGAACTGGGGCTCGACCCCGATGCAATCGACGCCGTCGCCACGGCGCTCGGCAGTCGGGGCTGCATCATCAAGGATGGCTACGTTGTCAAGGCGTGGGGTTCGCAATCCGATCGTGGCGACCTGTTCTCGTCGGCCAAGCCGATCCTCAGCACGCTACTGCTGTTTGCCGTACAGGAGGGCAAGGTGGGCAGCCTCGATGCTCGGCTGACCGACTTCGGTTGGGAACTGGCCGAGAAAGATCGCACGATGACGTTTCGCCATCTCGGCGCCATGACCAGCGGCTATGCCCGACCGGAAAAGCCGGGCGAGGCCTGGGCCTACAACGACTATGCGATTCAACTCTATCAGAAGACACTCTTCGATCGTGTCTTTCGGGACTCGCCTGAGAATGTCGTCGGGGCACCCGAGCGATTCGGGGCGCTGCAACTCGAAGAGGGACTTAAGTTTCGCGAGAGCAATCGGCGGATCAGCGCCTCGGTGCGCGACTTTGCTCGGATCGCGTGGCTCTGGTTGAATCGTGGCGAGTGGAACGGCAATCCGCTGATCGACCGCGCGCTTTTCGACGACTGTCTCCAGTCGCAGGTCTCGGCAGACACGCCCAATACGCAACCCGCCAAAACGAATGATTACCTAGGCATCGGCACCTACGGCGGCGAGTCCGATCATTTCAGCAACGCCGGCCCGGGCATCTATGGTTTCAACTGGTGGTTCAACGGCCGTGGGCCGCGTCATCCGCAGGCACGAGCCTGGCCCGACGCTCCGCCCGATACGTTCATGAGCCTTGGCCTGCGTGGCAACTGCTCGGTGATGATGCCCTCGCTGGGACTGGTGGTCGTGGCCGGAGACGCCGATTGGGGGCGCAACGAACCGGGAGACGCCGAGAGTGTCATCAATCAACGCTTGCGCCTGATCGCCTACGCCGGTACGCCGGTCGCCGAGCGTACGCCAGAAGACGCAGCCGCGCCGCCATCGGCCACGCCCGCCTCGACGGCCCAGGGCACCGTGCAGGGCGAGCAACGCGTGTGGTATCCCCTGGCGCTCGAGTTTCAGGGACCATCGCTCAGCGAAGAGGGGACGCCCAATCCCTTTACCGATTACCGGCTCGACGTGACGTTCGAGCAGGGCGAGCGACGCCACACGGTGCCAGGCTTTTTTGCCGCCGATGGCCGCGCCGCCGAATCGGGCGCCGCGGCCGGCGATTGCTGGCAAGTGCGCTTCACTCCCGAGGCGCCAGGCGTCTGGAAGTGGCGGGCAAGCTTCCGCACCGGTAAAGACGTCGCGATTGCCGAGGACGCATCCGCCGGCAAACCGGTGGCATTCGATGGTGCGCACGGCAGCTTGGAAGTTGCTGACGCATCGCCGCACGCGGCGGGCGCGCTGCGCGAGGGGCGACTCGACTACGTCGGCCGACGTTACTGGCAATTCGCCGGGTCGCAGCGTTACTTTCTCAAGTGCGGGGCCGACAGTCCCGAGAATCTGCTCGCTTACGACGAGTTTGACGGCACCACGCCGACCCATCGCTACGGCCCCCATCTGCTCGACTTCCGGCCGGGGGATCCCACCTGGCGCGGCGGGCGCGGCCGCAATCTGATCGGCGCGCTCAACTATCTCGCCTCGCGCGGCGTGAATTCGATCTACTTCCTCACGATGAACGTCCGCGGCGACGGCCAGGATGTCTGGCCCTGGACGAGCGACCAGGAACGGGCCCGCTTCGACGTGAGCAAGCTCGACCAGTGGGAGCTCGTCTTTACGCACATGGATCGCCTGGGTATTGCGCAGCACGTCGTGTTGCAGGAGCAGGAAAACGATCAGTTGCTCGACAAGGGAGAACTGGGGCCGCAGCGCCGGCTCTACCTGCGCGAGCTCGTGGCGCGCTTCGCGCATCATCCGGCGCTGGTCTGGAACCTGGGCGAGGAGAACACGAACACCGATGCGCAGCGCATCGCGCATGCCGAGCATCTGCACGCGCTCGATGCTTACGACCATCCCGTCGTCGTTCACACGTTTCCCAAGCAGCAAGAGAAGGTCTATACGCCACTCCTGGGCAATCCAGCGATCGAAGGTGTTTCGCTGCAAACGAACGACACGCGCGAACAGACACGCCGTTGGATCCGCGAATCGGCGGTGGCCGGTCGCCCCTGGGTCGTGTGCCTCGACGAGATCGGTCCGGCCGATGTAGGCGCCAAGCCCGACTTCGCCGATTACGAGCACGACGAACTGCGCCGCGACCATCTCTGGCCCCACTTCATGTCGGGCGGAGCCGGCGTCGAATGGCTTTTCGGCTATTCCTTTCCCCACAACGACATCAACCTCGAAGATTTCCGCAGTCGCGATCATCTCTGGCAGTTGAGCCGCATCGCCGTCGATTTCTTGCAACGGCATCTCCCCTTCGCCGAGATGCAATCGGCCGACGAACTGACGTCGAACGCCGAGAACTACTGTTTCGCCAAACCGGGCGAGGTGTACGCCATCTATCTCCCTCGAGGTGGCACCACCGATCTTGAATTGCCGGCCGGCGAGTACAAGGTCGAGTGGTTCAACCCACGTCGCGGCGGCTCGTTGAAAACAGGTAGCGTTCCGCGGGTAACGGGGCCGGGAAAGGTGTCGATTGGCACATCGCCGAAGGAGGGCGAAGCCGATTCGGTGTGCCTCGTCACGCGCGTTTCCGCGAAAAGCGCCGCGCCGTGA
- a CDS encoding DUF3500 domain-containing protein, translating into MTRSLSFVALALLTVSLAAANENSTADVGTAMTDAAQKFLATLDDAARAKATMSFDDPRRVDWHNIPKKERKGLQVGDMTPAQREACHHLLRAALSDVGYDKAVKIMALENNLREGEKGLPGAPLRDPQRYFLTIFGQPESKGTWGWSFEGHHFSLNFVVRDGEVVSDTPSFWGANPATLHIVVPGGPEQGTRTLAQEEQLALDLVSELDKDQLAAALIDDKAPADYRAAGVPEVPQAPPVGLAAAKMTAAQREKLRDLLKTYSGNLAAPLAAARMADIEASDFGRVHFAWAGATQAGAPHYYRVQGPTFVLELVNYQSDPAGNPANHIHSVWRNMRGDFALPVK; encoded by the coding sequence ATGACGCGCTCTCTTTCGTTCGTAGCCCTTGCCCTCCTCACGGTGTCGCTCGCTGCGGCGAACGAGAATTCGACTGCCGACGTGGGCACCGCCATGACCGACGCGGCGCAGAAGTTTCTCGCCACGCTCGATGATGCCGCTCGTGCCAAGGCCACGATGAGCTTCGACGATCCACGGCGCGTCGATTGGCACAACATTCCCAAAAAGGAGCGCAAGGGATTGCAGGTGGGCGACATGACGCCGGCGCAACGTGAAGCGTGTCACCACCTGTTGCGCGCAGCGCTGAGCGACGTGGGCTACGACAAGGCCGTCAAGATCATGGCACTCGAGAACAACCTGCGCGAAGGGGAGAAGGGGCTGCCAGGCGCGCCGCTACGCGATCCGCAGCGCTACTTTCTCACCATCTTCGGCCAACCCGAGTCGAAAGGAACTTGGGGCTGGAGCTTCGAGGGGCATCACTTCTCGTTGAACTTCGTCGTCCGCGACGGCGAGGTGGTAAGCGACACGCCGAGCTTTTGGGGAGCGAATCCCGCCACGCTGCACATCGTCGTGCCAGGCGGACCGGAACAGGGGACGCGCACCCTGGCTCAGGAAGAACAACTCGCGCTCGACCTGGTGAGTGAACTCGACAAGGACCAACTTGCCGCGGCCCTCATCGACGACAAAGCCCCGGCCGATTATCGCGCCGCCGGAGTGCCTGAGGTACCGCAGGCTCCGCCAGTCGGTCTCGCCGCGGCCAAGATGACCGCTGCCCAGCGCGAGAAGCTGCGCGACTTGCTCAAAACTTATAGCGGCAACCTGGCCGCGCCACTCGCGGCGGCTCGGATGGCCGATATCGAGGCGAGTGATTTCGGCCGCGTTCACTTTGCCTGGGCGGGCGCCACCCAGGCGGGCGCGCCGCACTACTATCGCGTGCAAGGCCCGACCTTTGTGCTCGAACTGGTCAACTACCAATCCGATCCGGCGGGTAATCCGGCCAATCACATCCACTCCGTGTGGCGCAACATGCGGGGCGACTTCGCCCTGCCGGTGAAGTAG